In one window of Thermoanaerobaculum aquaticum DNA:
- a CDS encoding NAD(P)/FAD-dependent oxidoreductase, with protein MSEHTCDVLILGGGPAGSTAATLLCESGFTVTVLERESFPRFHVGESLLPHSLPLFDRLGVHEEVKALPHTRVKPGAFFATADGSKVVEYRFAEALPPAIPHAYQVRRDEFDALLLSRAQRAGAQVLHGWEALTPQWEGKRLTGMWVRDPEGQQHLFRFRAFLDASGQKAFLATRMGWRFPYPKHKKVAAVSHFRGVWLPPGESSGNITIVLTKAGWFWFIPFADDTVSVGAVLDVAFWQAQGKAPQEVFQRAVEETPEAARRLANASPILPFSAIQNFSYRVTKLAGDGFCLIGDAAGFLDPIFSTGVFIATTTAASAAEDVTEALHRHGRIDAADLAPTVSLTRSLQKTFFSFIRSYYDQDFLPFFFNPRPVLQIPAAIVSLLAADVLRPGRRLVAARFRLLQLLAAGQKLGRLLGKPLVPPLDATPADAGP; from the coding sequence ATGAGCGAGCACACCTGCGATGTGCTGATTCTTGGCGGGGGACCCGCCGGCAGTACCGCCGCCACGCTGCTTTGCGAAAGCGGCTTCACGGTAACGGTGCTGGAGCGCGAGAGCTTCCCTCGCTTTCACGTGGGGGAATCGCTGCTCCCCCACTCTCTGCCGCTCTTTGACCGCCTGGGGGTGCATGAGGAGGTCAAAGCCCTCCCCCACACCCGGGTGAAACCCGGGGCCTTCTTTGCCACCGCCGACGGCAGCAAGGTGGTGGAGTACCGTTTTGCCGAAGCTTTGCCCCCGGCCATTCCCCACGCCTACCAGGTTCGCCGGGACGAGTTTGACGCGCTTTTGTTGTCCCGAGCTCAAAGGGCCGGGGCGCAGGTTCTCCACGGGTGGGAAGCGCTAACCCCGCAGTGGGAGGGCAAGAGGCTTACCGGGATGTGGGTGCGGGACCCGGAGGGGCAGCAACACCTCTTTCGCTTTCGCGCCTTTCTGGATGCCTCAGGGCAAAAGGCGTTCCTGGCCACCCGCATGGGCTGGCGCTTCCCCTACCCCAAGCACAAGAAAGTAGCCGCGGTGAGCCATTTTCGCGGGGTCTGGCTGCCCCCCGGCGAGTCCAGCGGCAACATCACCATCGTCCTCACCAAAGCCGGCTGGTTTTGGTTCATCCCCTTTGCCGACGATACGGTTTCGGTCGGTGCAGTGCTGGACGTCGCGTTTTGGCAAGCGCAAGGCAAGGCACCGCAGGAGGTTTTCCAGCGCGCCGTGGAGGAAACCCCGGAAGCAGCCAGGAGGCTCGCCAACGCCTCGCCGATTTTGCCGTTTTCGGCCATCCAGAATTTTTCCTACCGGGTCACCAAGCTGGCGGGTGACGGGTTTTGCCTCATTGGCGACGCCGCCGGCTTTTTGGACCCCATCTTTTCCACCGGTGTTTTTATTGCCACCACCACCGCGGCTTCGGCAGCGGAAGATGTGACCGAGGCCCTGCACCGCCACGGCCGGATAGACGCTGCGGATTTGGCCCCCACGGTGTCCCTCACCCGCAGTTTGCAGAAGACCTTTTTCTCCTTCATCCGCTCCTACTACGATCAGGACTTCCTGCCGTTCTTTTTCAACCCCAGGCCGGTGCTGCAAATCCCCGCCGCCATCGTTTCGCTGCTGGCTGCCGATGTTCTCCGGCCTGGTCGCCGGCTGGTGGCAGCGCGTTTCCGCCTGCTGCAGCTTCTGGCAGCGGGACAAAAACTGGGACGCCTGCTGGGCAAGCCGCTGGTCCCACCCCTGGACGCCACGCCCGCGGATGCTGGCCCATGA
- a CDS encoding mechanosensitive ion channel family protein yields the protein MSWSLLVVALLALLAALAGALVPRSLLGRLRVWLGLTAVAGLGAYAAESLAPGSAWERWTAGVVLAFLAVTATRTALIVLFDYFLAKRLGFVVPRLTRDVVAGAVYFLVLVFSVQMITGMELKAFLATSAVLTLVLGLALQETLGMLFAGMTLLGDRRLAPGTWVEMEGLLGEVEELGWRVLVLRTRLGQRVLVPNTNVTRSPLRVWSPNQLGAVVVRLGTAYGASPERVRELLAGVASTIPEVLSQPKPQFLLSAFGDSALEWECRLWTREPWRQADIADAFLSRAWYALRREGIEIPYPQRVLHHAEKAPLPPAEALITEALRQCPTFATLPAGAREALVRNSRLVVYGDGEAVVREGEASRALYVLARGRAKVVRGGREVAVLEAGELFGEIAFLTGEPRAASVLAVGELSVVEMDATTLTQALSEEPSLAEELAQRMAERSAELRRLAELAEAQSTSELKGTLLARLKRLMGVGTN from the coding sequence ATGAGCTGGTCGTTGCTGGTTGTGGCTTTGCTGGCTTTGCTTGCTGCCCTGGCGGGTGCCTTGGTTCCCCGTTCGCTTCTGGGGCGGTTGCGGGTTTGGCTGGGTCTCACCGCTGTTGCCGGCCTGGGTGCGTACGCAGCTGAAAGCCTGGCCCCGGGAAGCGCCTGGGAGCGGTGGACGGCAGGGGTGGTGCTGGCGTTTCTAGCGGTTACCGCCACCCGCACGGCGCTCATCGTGCTTTTCGACTACTTCCTCGCCAAGCGGCTGGGGTTTGTGGTGCCGCGATTGACCCGCGATGTGGTGGCCGGTGCCGTGTACTTCCTGGTGCTGGTTTTTAGCGTGCAGATGATCACGGGAATGGAGCTGAAGGCGTTTTTGGCCACCTCGGCGGTGCTGACCCTGGTGCTGGGCCTGGCGCTCCAGGAAACCCTGGGCATGCTTTTTGCGGGCATGACCCTCCTGGGGGACCGGCGCCTTGCCCCCGGCACCTGGGTGGAAATGGAGGGGCTCCTGGGGGAGGTGGAAGAGCTGGGGTGGCGGGTGCTGGTGCTGCGCACCCGCCTGGGGCAGAGGGTACTGGTCCCCAACACCAACGTTACCCGCTCCCCTTTGAGGGTTTGGTCGCCAAACCAGCTGGGGGCGGTGGTGGTTCGTCTGGGCACGGCTTACGGGGCCAGCCCCGAAAGGGTGCGGGAGCTGCTGGCCGGCGTGGCCTCCACCATTCCCGAGGTGCTGTCGCAGCCGAAACCGCAGTTTTTGCTTTCAGCCTTTGGCGATTCCGCCTTGGAATGGGAGTGCCGCCTGTGGACCCGGGAGCCCTGGCGGCAAGCGGACATTGCCGATGCGTTTCTTTCCCGGGCGTGGTACGCGCTGCGACGGGAGGGGATCGAGATCCCTTACCCGCAACGGGTGCTGCACCACGCGGAAAAAGCACCCTTACCTCCGGCGGAAGCTCTTATTACCGAAGCCCTGCGGCAATGCCCCACCTTTGCCACCTTGCCTGCCGGTGCCCGGGAAGCCCTGGTCCGCAACTCCCGCCTGGTGGTGTACGGGGATGGGGAAGCGGTGGTGCGGGAAGGGGAGGCTTCCCGGGCGCTTTACGTGCTGGCCCGGGGGAGAGCAAAGGTGGTGCGCGGGGGGCGCGAGGTGGCGGTGCTGGAGGCGGGCGAGCTCTTTGGCGAAATTGCCTTTCTCACCGGTGAGCCCCGGGCCGCCTCGGTGCTGGCGGTGGGGGAGCTCTCGGTGGTGGAGATGGACGCCACCACGCTAACCCAGGCGCTGTCCGAAGAGCCCAGCCTTGCCGAAGAGCTCGCCCAGCGTATGGCGGAGCGAAGCGCTGAGCTGCGGCGCCTGGCGGAGCTGGCCGAAGCACAAAGCACCTCGGAGCTCAAAGGCACGCTTTTGGCCCGCCTCAAGCGGCTGATGGGTGTGGGGACGAACTAA
- a CDS encoding ABC transporter ATP-binding protein, with amino-acid sequence MLQASFAASVRLRELLATKPELADPPHPVSPPRQGSLEFRHVTFAYDPHDPPALREVSFAVQAGERVAVVGHTGAGKSTLVNLLLRFYDPQAGEVLVDGVDVRHWRRSELRSRFAVVLQDVDCFAGTIRDNVSLGRPGISDQRILWALEQVQARELLERLPLGLDTVLGERGTGLSVGERQLVAFARALVGDPEFVILDEATASVDPLTEARIQKALERLLAGRTAMVIAHRLATTQLCPRVLVFHRGRLVEEGSHSQLLARRGVFFSLFSRQELAS; translated from the coding sequence GTGCTGCAAGCTTCCTTCGCCGCTTCCGTGCGCCTCCGCGAGCTTCTGGCCACAAAGCCTGAACTTGCCGATCCGCCTCACCCGGTAAGCCCTCCCCGGCAAGGTAGCCTGGAGTTTCGCCACGTGACCTTTGCCTACGACCCCCACGACCCACCCGCCCTGCGGGAGGTGAGCTTTGCGGTGCAGGCCGGCGAGCGGGTGGCGGTGGTGGGGCACACCGGTGCCGGCAAGAGCACGCTGGTGAACCTGCTCTTGCGCTTTTACGACCCGCAGGCGGGGGAGGTGCTGGTGGACGGGGTGGACGTACGCCACTGGCGGCGCTCCGAGCTGCGTTCCCGCTTTGCGGTGGTGCTCCAGGACGTGGACTGCTTTGCCGGAACCATCCGTGACAACGTTTCCCTGGGGCGCCCGGGCATTTCCGACCAGCGCATCCTTTGGGCCCTGGAGCAAGTGCAAGCCCGGGAGCTTCTGGAGCGCTTGCCTCTGGGTTTGGACACCGTGCTGGGGGAAAGGGGAACCGGGCTTTCCGTAGGGGAAAGGCAGCTGGTGGCCTTTGCCCGCGCCCTGGTGGGGGATCCCGAGTTCGTCATCCTCGACGAAGCCACCGCTTCCGTGGACCCCCTCACCGAAGCCCGCATCCAAAAGGCCCTGGAGCGCCTGCTGGCCGGCCGCACCGCCATGGTCATTGCCCACCGGCTGGCCACCACCCAGCTTTGCCCGCGGGTGCTGGTCTTCCACCGCGGACGGCTGGTGGAAGAGGGGAGCCACAGCCAGCTGCTGGCCCGGCGAGGGGTTTTCTTTTCGCTCTTTTCCCGCCAGGAGCTGGCCTCCTGA
- a CDS encoding ABC transporter ATP-binding protein produces MSESLPGPEAHERGSALRWLLRWAYPYRYRMLTSTLLVTVGALLQVVGPLLTAAAVDLYVKPEPSATARRVAAVLSWLGLPQSGSAGFVSLALLYFLALGLGSALLVVQARSMLTTGQLVMRDLRDRLFAHLQTLDLSYFHRTPAGRIITRLTSDVDAVNELFTSGLVDILADTLLLLGIVVVLFSLSPRLALVSFAVLPLLVLLAIWFRRHARAVYLEVRTKLAAVNTHIQEHLAGIAVVQVLRAQGESARRFTRLDAEHRDANIRGIFYYAVFYPTVELLTALGIGGIIYFGAGWSQKGLVSFGVLVAFLCNTCSAFTAPSVTLPKTTTCCKLPSPLPCASASFWPQSLNLPIRLTR; encoded by the coding sequence ATGAGTGAAAGCCTCCCGGGTCCAGAAGCCCACGAGCGCGGGTCAGCCCTCCGCTGGCTCTTGCGCTGGGCCTACCCCTACCGCTACCGCATGCTGACCTCCACCCTGCTGGTCACGGTAGGTGCGCTGCTGCAGGTGGTGGGTCCGCTGCTCACCGCCGCCGCGGTGGACCTTTACGTTAAGCCCGAACCTTCCGCCACCGCCCGGCGGGTGGCGGCGGTGCTCTCCTGGCTTGGCCTGCCGCAGAGCGGCAGTGCGGGCTTTGTGAGCCTGGCGCTGCTTTACTTTCTGGCTTTGGGCCTGGGTTCGGCGCTCCTGGTGGTGCAAGCACGCAGCATGCTTACCACCGGCCAGCTGGTGATGCGGGACCTGCGGGACCGGCTTTTTGCCCATCTTCAAACCCTGGACTTGAGCTACTTTCACCGCACCCCTGCCGGCCGCATCATCACCCGCTTGACCTCCGACGTGGACGCGGTGAACGAGCTTTTCACCTCGGGGCTGGTGGACATCCTGGCCGACACCCTGCTGCTTTTGGGCATCGTGGTTGTGCTCTTTTCCCTTTCCCCGCGCCTGGCTCTGGTGTCCTTCGCAGTTTTGCCGCTTTTGGTGCTTCTGGCCATCTGGTTTCGCCGGCACGCCCGGGCGGTGTACCTGGAGGTGCGCACCAAGCTGGCAGCGGTGAACACCCACATCCAGGAGCACCTGGCCGGCATTGCCGTGGTTCAGGTGCTGCGGGCGCAAGGGGAAAGCGCCCGGCGATTTACCAGGCTTGACGCCGAACACCGCGACGCCAACATCCGCGGCATCTTTTACTACGCGGTTTTTTACCCCACCGTAGAGCTGCTTACGGCTCTGGGCATCGGCGGGATCATTTACTTTGGCGCCGGCTGGAGCCAAAAGGGCTTGGTTTCCTTTGGCGTGCTGGTGGCCTTTTTGTGCAATACGTGCAGCGCTTTTACCGCCCCATCGGTGACCTTGCCGAAAACTACAACGTGCTGCAAGCTTCCTTCGCCGCTTCCGTGCGCCTCCGCGAGCTTCTGGCCACAAAGCCTGAACTTGCCGATCCGCCTCACCCGGTAA
- a CDS encoding divergent polysaccharide deacetylase family protein — MRQGDDASRLEHAVRQVLARVGAEAATLSWETGQDALPTLAVQISPEGKFSLQRLTLELEAAFHNLGGELKALPVLEAGGYGRAAFQGLLGRARLRLVVLREAAPPPPAKPKPKGDKPGKLAVILDDAGYSEAAVASLATLPPQVAVAVLPNAPASAAVAEALRAQGRELLLHMPMEPEGNGANPGDDALVVGLEPGEVRARLERALAVVGPVAGVNNHMGSRATSDAELMRHFMKALAGRGLYFLDSRTTPASVAASLAREAGIRTLRRDVFLDVVEDEGAVRSALATAASLARSKGQAVAIGHVHPLTLRVLHEELSRLSGVTLVRPSALAH, encoded by the coding sequence GTGCGTCAGGGGGACGACGCCTCGCGGCTGGAACATGCGGTGCGGCAGGTGCTTGCCCGGGTGGGGGCAGAAGCGGCCACGCTAAGTTGGGAAACGGGGCAGGATGCGCTGCCCACGCTGGCCGTTCAAATCTCCCCCGAGGGTAAGTTTTCGCTGCAACGCTTGACCCTGGAGCTGGAAGCGGCCTTCCACAACCTGGGGGGTGAGCTCAAAGCGCTTCCGGTTCTGGAAGCCGGCGGGTACGGCCGGGCGGCTTTCCAGGGGCTTCTGGGGAGGGCCCGTTTGCGGCTGGTGGTGTTGCGGGAGGCCGCGCCTCCACCTCCAGCGAAACCCAAGCCCAAGGGCGACAAACCCGGAAAGCTCGCCGTGATTCTCGATGATGCCGGTTATTCCGAGGCGGCGGTGGCCTCCCTGGCTACCCTGCCCCCCCAGGTAGCGGTGGCGGTGCTCCCCAACGCCCCGGCCTCGGCGGCGGTGGCCGAAGCCCTGCGAGCCCAGGGCCGAGAGCTCCTCCTGCACATGCCCATGGAGCCTGAAGGCAACGGCGCCAACCCTGGGGACGACGCGCTGGTGGTGGGGCTGGAGCCCGGGGAAGTGCGCGCCAGGCTGGAAAGGGCGCTGGCGGTGGTGGGTCCGGTGGCGGGGGTGAACAACCACATGGGCTCGCGGGCCACCAGCGATGCGGAGCTCATGCGGCACTTCATGAAGGCTCTGGCCGGGCGCGGCTTGTACTTTTTGGACTCCCGCACCACACCGGCTTCGGTGGCGGCAAGCTTGGCGCGGGAAGCGGGGATTCGCACCTTGCGCCGCGACGTGTTTTTGGACGTGGTGGAGGACGAAGGGGCCGTTCGCTCCGCCCTCGCCACCGCTGCGTCTTTAGCCCGCAGCAAAGGGCAAGCGGTGGCCATCGGCCACGTGCACCCCCTCACCTTGCGCGTGCTTCACGAGGAGCTTTCGCGCCTTTCCGGGGTGACGCTGGTGAGGCCTTCGGCCTTGGCTCACTAG
- a CDS encoding OsmC family protein, whose protein sequence is MAEQTKATLRWQEGLRFEAESGSGRKIVLDSPSRPNQAGPAPMEVMLMGIAGCTAMDVVAILEKMRQHLARLEVEIVGTRAESHPKYFTGISIVYHLWGEGLTPEKVQRAVELSHQTYCSALASLRPDCKVESRIEIHSS, encoded by the coding sequence ATGGCCGAACAAACCAAGGCAACGTTACGCTGGCAGGAAGGTTTGCGCTTTGAAGCGGAAAGCGGCTCGGGCCGCAAGATCGTGCTGGATTCCCCATCCCGCCCCAACCAAGCAGGCCCAGCGCCCATGGAGGTGATGCTGATGGGCATTGCCGGTTGCACCGCCATGGACGTGGTGGCCATCCTCGAAAAGATGCGCCAGCACCTGGCCCGCCTGGAGGTGGAAATCGTGGGCACCCGTGCCGAAAGCCACCCCAAGTACTTCACCGGCATTTCCATCGTTTACCACCTTTGGGGTGAAGGCCTCACGCCGGAAAAGGTCCAAAGGGCCGTGGAGCTTTCCCATCAAACCTACTGCTCGGCCCTGGCCTCCCTGCGCCCCGACTGCAAGGTGGAAAGCCGCATCGAGATCCACAGCTCGTAG
- a CDS encoding single-stranded DNA-binding protein: protein MSVNKVIIVGNVGREVELRHTPSGVAVARFSVATNERWRDKDGNRQEHTEWHTVVAWGKLAEFCQQYVTKGRQVYVEGSLRTRTYDDDKGNRRYFTEIRAQTIQLLGRREGAAEGGAEEAPELPPEVEDDVPF, encoded by the coding sequence ATGAGCGTGAACAAGGTCATCATCGTGGGGAACGTCGGTCGAGAAGTGGAGCTGCGCCATACCCCTTCGGGAGTGGCCGTAGCTCGGTTTTCGGTGGCCACCAACGAACGCTGGCGGGACAAGGACGGGAACCGTCAGGAGCACACCGAGTGGCACACCGTGGTGGCCTGGGGCAAGCTTGCGGAGTTTTGCCAGCAGTACGTGACCAAAGGCCGGCAGGTCTACGTGGAAGGCTCGCTGCGCACCCGCACCTACGATGACGACAAGGGCAACCGCCGCTACTTTACGGAAATTCGCGCCCAAACCATTCAGCTTTTGGGTCGCCGGGAGGGCGCTGCCGAAGGGGGCGCTGAAGAAGCGCCGGAGTTGCCGCCGGAAGTGGAAGACGACGTCCCCTTCTAG